A window of Gammaproteobacteria bacterium genomic DNA:
ACGGTCTTCCTGTTCTGGCTGGTGACGGCGATGAGCATGTTGCTGCCTCCTGAAATCAATGCCTCGGCGTGGCCTCAGTGCCCGCGGCGCCAGCGGGTGCCGTCGGGGGAGTCCTCCAGGGCGATGCCTTCGTCCACCAGCAGGTCGCGGATGCGGTCGGCCTCGGCGAAGTCGCGGCGATGGCGGGCCTCCATGCGTTCCGCCACCAGGCGGTCCACCTCCTCGTCGCTCAACCCGTCCCCGGGCCCGGCGGCACCCTTGAGGAATGCCTCGGGGTCGTCCTGGAGCAGGCCGAGGACGCCGCCCAGGCGGCGCAGGGTACGGGCGGGCAGGGCCACGTCGCTGCCGGCCTGCTGGGCACGGTTCACGGCCCTGGCGGCGTCGAAGAGCGCTGCCAGGGCCTCGGGGGTGTTGAAGTCGTCCTCCATGGCGGCGCTGAAGCGGGCCGCGAGGTCCGGGTCCAGGGGGCCCTCGGCGCCGTCGTCGGGGACGTCCCGCAGGGCGGTGTAGAGGCGTTCCAGGGCCGCCCGGGCGTTGTCCAGGTGAGTCTCGCCGTAGTTCAGGGGGCTGCGGTAGTGGCTGGTGAGGATGAAGTAGCGGATCACCTCGCCGGGATAGCGGGCCAGGATCTCACGTACGGTGAAGAAGTTGCCCAGGGACTTGGACATCTTCTCATCCGCCACCCGCACGAAGCCGTTGTGCATCCACAGGTTGACGAAGGGCTCGCCGGTGGCGCCCTCGGACTGGGCGATCTCGTTCTCGTGATGGGGGAACTGCAGGTCCATGCCGCCGCCGTGGATGTCGAAGTGGTTGCCGAGGCAGCCGGTGGACATGGCGGAGCACTCGATGTGCCAGCCGGGACGGCCCTCGCCCCAGGGGGAGGGCCAGGCCGGCTCGCCGGGCTTGGCGGCCTTCCACAGCACGAAGTCCAGGGGGTCGTCCTTGCCCTCGTCCACCTCCACTCGGGCGCCGGCCCGCAGGTCCTCGGGCTGCTTGCCCGAGAGCCGGCCGTAGCCCTCGAAGCGGCTGACGTCGTAGTAGACGTCGCCGTTGGCGGCGGCATAGGCATAGCCCTTGTCCACCAGGCGCCCGATCATGGCGACGATCTCATCCAGGTGGCCGGTGGCCCGGGGCTCCTCGTCCGGCGGCAGCACGGCCAGGGCCGCCTCGTCCTCGTGCATGGCGGCGATGAAGCGCTCCGTCAGGGCGGTGACGGTCTCCCCGTTCTCGGCGGCGCGCTTGATGATCTTGTCGTCGATGTCCGTCACGTTGCGCACGTAGGTAACCTCGTAGCCCTGGTGGCGCAGGAAGCGCACCACGGTATCGAACACCACCATTACCCGGGCATGGCCGAGGTGGCAGTAGTCGTAGACGGTCATGCCGCAGACGTACATGCGCACCCGGCCGGGCTCGATGGGTTCCAGGGGCTCTTTGCGGCGGGTGAGGGTGTTGTGGATGTGCAACATGGAGGCTCGATGTCGGGGGTGGCGAAAGGGGCCGCCATTTTCCCCGCCCGGGGCCTCCATTGCCAGCCTGCCCAAGACTCTCGCATTTTTTCCGCGCTGGGCGGCTGCTATAGTACGCCGTCATTCAAGGCGTGTTCCCCGTAGCCACCCCCTTATCGCCACACGTTACCTCAGGAGTCCGCCCATGGGTTTCCAGCGTATTCTCCCGTTCCTCTTGGTGCTCGGTCTGAGCCCCCACTCCCAGGGGGCAGACGGCCCGCGCGTCAACATCCAGACCTCCATGGGGGACATCGTGGTGGAACTCCACGACGCCCGGGCCCCCGCCACGGTGGAGAATTTTTTGAGCTACGTGAAGGATGGCTTCTACGAGGGCACGGTATTCCACCGCGTCATCGACGGCTTCATGATCCAGGGTGGCGGCATGACCGCCGACCTGCGCAAGAAACCCACCCGGGCGCCGGTGATGAACGAGGCCGACAACGGCCTCAAGAACGACAAGGGCACCCTCGCCATGGCCCGCACCTCGGACCCCCACTCGGCCACCGCCCAGTTCTTCATCAACGTGGCGGACAACGATTTCCTCAACCACAGCGGCAAGACCCCGCGGGGCTGGGGCTACGCGGTGTTCGGCCGCGTAGTGACGGGCATGGAGGTAGTGGAGCGCATCGAGGCGGTGCCCACGGGCCGCCAGCGGGGCATGGGTGACGTGCCCCGGGAGCCCGTCATCATCGAAGGCATCAGCCTGGTGGAGGGCTCCGCCGCAGGCGAGTAATCCCGGACACCCGGCCGGCAACGAACGACCAACCATCATCCAACAGGGGTTACCCATGAAAGTACGCATGCAGACCAATCACGGCGACATCGTCCTCGAACTGAACGAGGAGAAGGCGCCCGAGACCGTCGCCAACTTCATGTCCTATGTCCGGGACGGCTTCTTCGACAACACCCTCTTCCACCGTGTCATCAACGGTTTCATGATCCAGGGTGGCGGCTTCGAGCCCGGCATGCAGCAGAAGGCCACCAACGCCCCCATCAAGAACGAAGCGGACAACGGCCTGGCCAACGAGACCGGCGCCATCTCCATGGCCCGCACCCAGGACCCCCACTCCGCCTCCAGCCAATTCTTCATCAACGTCAACGACAATACCTTCCTCAACCACCAGAGCCCCACGCCCCAGGGTTGGGGCTATTGTGTGTTCGGCAAGGTGGTGGAAGGCATGGACACCGTCAACAAGATCAAAGAGGTGGACACCACCACCCGCGCGGGCCACGGCGACGTGCCCGTGGAGGACGTGGTGATCGAGAAGGCGGAAGAGATCTAAACCCGCCGCCGGGGCCCGGCCCGTTGGCTGCGCTGTTCATCTCCGACTGTCACCTCAGCGCCGCCCGCCCCGGCCCCCTGGAGGAGTTCCTGGGCCTCATGGCGGGCCCGGCCCGGGCTATGGAGGCGGTATACATCCTCGGGGACCTCTTCGACCTGTGGCTGGGAGACGACGACGACGCCCCCGGCCATGACGAGGTGATGGCGGCCCTCGGCCGGGCCGCGGCCGCGGGCACAGCGGTGTATTTCATGCGGGGCAACCACGACTTCCTGGCGGGCGACGGTTTCGCCCGTCGCAGCGGCTGCCGCCTGCTGGAGGACCCCACGGTGGCCACGGTGGCGGGCCACGAGGTGCTGCTGATGCACGGCGACACCCTGTGCCTGGACGACGTGGACTACCAGGCCTTCCGCGCGCGCACGCGCAGCCAGGAGTTCACCGCGGACTTCCTCGCCCGGCCCCTGGGGGAGCGGCGGCGCCTGGCCGCGGACATCCGCGACCAGTCCCTGGCGGCGGTGGCGGCCAAGGCGCCCGCCACCATGGATGCCACCCCGCGGGCGGTGGAGGACGCCTTCCGCCGCCACGGCACGGCGTATATGATCCACGGCCACACCCACCGGCCCGCCGTCCACCGGCACCGCGTGGATGGGCGCACTGCCACCCGCATCGTGCTGGACGACTGGTACGAGGCGGGCTCCGGCCTGCTGTGGGAAGAGGCCGGCTTCCGCCCGGTGACCCTATCGACCCTGCTCGCCAACGACCATTGAAGAACCGGACCATGAAACCACCCATCGTCATCATCGGCATCGGGGAGATGGCGGGCGTGTTCGCCCGCGGTTTCCTGCGCTGCGGCCACCCCGTCTATCCCGTCACCCGCCAGATGGACCCGGACCATGTGGCGGCGGCGCTGCCCGAGCCCCTGATGGTGCTGGTGGCGGTGGCGGAAAAGGATCTCCAGCCCGCCCTCCGGGAACTGCCCGCCGCCTGGCGCCCCCGGGTGATGCTGCTGCAGAACGAGCTGCTGCCCGCCGACTGGGAGACCCACGACCTCGAGCCCACGGTGATATCCGTGTGGTTCGAGAAGAAGAAGGGCCAGGACCACAAGGTGCTGGTGCCGTCCCCCGTCTACGGCCCCCACGCCGCCCTGGTGGCACGGGCCCTCCATGCCCTGGACATCCCCACGGCCATCCTCGCCGACCGCGACCAGCTGCTGTTCGAACTGGTGCGCAAGAACCTCTACATCGTCACCACCAACGTGGCGGGTCTCAAAGTGGGGGGCACCGTCAGCGAACTGCGGGAACACCATGCCCCCCTCATGCACGAGGTGGCCACCGACGTGCTGGCCATCCAGGAGCACCTCACGGGGGTCTCCCTGCCCCGGGCCCGCCTCATGGAGGCCATGCTGGCGGCCTTCGACGGCGACCCCCACCACAAGTGCATGGGCCGTTCCGCCCCGGCGCGCCTGGCCCGCGCCATCACCCAGGCCGAGGAGGCGGGCATCGAGGTGCCGGCCCTGCGGCGCATCGCGGCCGAGACGACGGCCTAAAGCCGCGCTCCGCGGCCCGGCTCCGATCCACTCAGGGATGCCCGCCGCCGTGCCACCCAACTCGATCAATGCCGTATATACAGATCTGCCCTGACCCCAGCCATGGCCGCCACGACTGACACCTTCCGCTGGTCCACCGTGGCCGCCCGCAGCGTGCCCTTCGCCATCATCTGGTGGGCCCTGACCGCAGGCGCCCCGGCATCATGGTGGGTGGGTGCCCCGGCGGTGCTGCTGGCGGCGGTGGCCAGCGCGGCCCTCATGCCGCCCGTACCCCTCGTCTGGCGCGAGCTGCTGACGTTCGTGCCCTTCTTCCTCAAGCGCTCGCTGCTGGGCGGCTTCGACGTGGCCCGGCGCGCCCTGACCCCCCGTCTGCCCATCGCGCCGGCGATCATCGATTACCCCCTGCGCCTGCCCGCCGGCCTCGCCCGGGTGATGCTGGCCAACACCATCTCCCTGCTGCCGGGCACCCTGGGTGCCGGCATGGACGGCGACCGGCTGAAGGTCCACGTACTCGACGGCCGGCAGGACAGCATGCGCGAGATCGCGGACGTGGAGCAGGCCATCGCCCGGCTCTTCGGGACGCCCCTGTGATCCCGGAGCCCGGCGCCATGGCGGCCCTGTCCCTGCTCCTGGCGCTGTTTCTGCTACTCAACCTGGGCGCCGGCATGTGGCGGGTGGTGCGCGGTCCCACCGCCGCCGACCGCATGTCCGCCGCCCAGTTGTTCGGCACCACCGCGGTGGCCATGCTGCTGCTCCTCGCCGAGGCCTCGAACCACGGCGCCCTGCGGGACGTGGCCCTGGTATTCGCCCTGCTGGCGGCGGTGGCGGCGGTGGCCTTCGTGCGCCGCGCGTGGACGGCGCCGGAGGACGACCATGACCGCGATTGATTATCTGTCTGCCCTGTTCCTGGTCCTCGGGGCCGGATTCTATCTCGCCGGCACCATCGGCCTGCTGCGCTTTCCCGATGTCTATACCCGCCTCCACGCCCTCACCAAGGCCGACAACGTGGGCCTCGGCATGGTGGTGGCCGGGCTCGCCCTGCAGGCGGGATCCTGGTCGGTGGCGGCCAAGCTGCTGTTGACGTGGTGGCTGGTGATGATCGCCGGGGCCAGCGTGGCCCAGTTGGTGGCCACCGGCGCCCTGCGGCGGGGGGTCAGACCATGGAAACGCTGAGCCAGCCGTCTTGGCTCTTCGATGCCCTGACGGCCTTCGGGCTGGTGGCCCTGGCGTGGCGCCTGCTGGCCTGCACGGATCTGTTCCGGGCCATCGTGCTGTTCATCGCCTTCGGGCTGCTCATGGCCCTGGCCTGGGTGCGGCTGGGGGCGCCCGATGTGGCCCTGGCGGAGGCCGCCATCGGCGCCGGCGTCACCGGGGCCCTGCTGATGGCGGCCCTGGCGCGCCTGCCGGCGGCACCGGGACGGGATGGCAACGGCGCGGAGAACGAGGAGACCCCGGGTGACTGACAGCCCACGACCCGGCGGCGCCGGCGGTCCGACATGACGGCCCTGCGCTGGTTGCTCTACCCCCTGCTGCTGGCCCTCGCCGCCGGCCTCGGCTACGCCGTGCTGACCCTGCCCCGGGAGGCCGTCGGCTTGCAGGATATGGCGGCCCGACATCTGGATACCAGCGGCGTCGCCCATCCGGTCACCGCGGTGCTGCTCAATTTCCGGGGTTACGACACCCTGCTGGAGATGGCGGTGTTGTTCATCGCCCTGCTGAGCCTGTGGTCCCTGGGCGACTCACGGCCGCCACGGGACCCGCCCCCCGGCCCGGTGCTGGACACCCTCACGCGCCTGCTGGTACCGGTATTCCTGCTGGTGGCGGCCTACCTGCTGTGGGTGGGCGCCCACGCGCCCGGCGGCGCCTTCCAGGCCGGATCCATCCTCGGTGCCGCCGGGGTGTTGCTGCTACTCGCGGGTTACCGCGCCCCCCGGGTGCTCCTCGGCTGGCCCCTGCGTCTCGTCCTGGCGGCGGGCCTGCTGGCTTTCCTGGCCGTCGCCCTGCTGACCCTGCTGGCCGGGGGTCGGCTGCTGGAGTATCCCGTGGCCCTCGCCGGCGGCCTCATCTTCTTCATCGAGGCCGCCGCCACCGTGGCCATCGGCGTCACCCTGGCCGCCCTGTTCCTGGGCGCGGCGCCACCGGACGGGAAGGACCGTTGAGCGCGTCCTTCCTGTACGCACTGCTGGGGGTGGGGCTGTTCTGCATCGGCCTGCACGCCCTCATCGTCCATGCCCACCTGTTACGCAAGATTCTGGCCATCAACATCATGGGCAGCGGCGTGTTCCTGGTGCTGGTGGCCCTGGCCAGACGCGGCGGCGACGGTCCTCCGGATCCCGTGCCCCACGCCATGGTGATCACCGGCATCGTGGTGGCCGTATCGGCCACCGCCCTCGCCCTCGGCCTGATGCTGAAGGTACAGGAGAGCACGGGACGCCCCGAACTGCCCGATGCCGGCACCGATTGAGCCTGTAACGGCCATGCTCACCACCGTGCCCTGGGAGGCCCTGCTGATCCTATTGCCCCTGGCGGGGGGCGTGGCCTGCTTCCTGCTTCCGGCCTGGGCCCGAGGCCTCGGCACCCTCACCGCCGTGGCCACCGCCGTTGCCGTCGCAGCCCTGATCCTCGGAGCCCTGGGCGCCCCCCTGCCGGTCCACCAGGTGGGCGGCTGGGGCGCGCCCCTCGGCATCGACCTCGGAGTAGACGGCCTGAGCCTGCTGATGCTCGCCATGACGGCCCTGGTGGCGACCGGGGTGAGCCTGCACGCCGGCGGCTATTTCGAGCCGGCAGCGGGGCTCCGCTTCTGGCCCCTGTGGCTGTTCCTGCTGGCGGCGCTGAATGCCCTGTTCCTGTCCCGCGACCTGTTCAATCTCTACGTCACCCTGGAACTCATGGGCCTGGCCGCCGTGGCCCTGACGGCCCTGCCGGGCAGCCGCGACGCCCTCACCGCGGCCATGCGCTATCTGCTCACCTCGCTGTTGGGCTCCCTTGCCTTCCTCATGGGGGTGGCGTTGCTGTATCACGCCCATGCCACCCTGGACATCACTCTGCTGGGCGCCCGGGTGGAGTCGTCACCCGTGGCGTGGGCGGCCTTCGGCCTCATGGGCGCCGGCCTGGTCCTCAAGACGGCCCTGTTCCCCCTGCACTTCTGGCTGCCCCCGGCCCACGCCAGCGCCCCGGCACCGGTGAGCGCGGTGCTGTCGGCCCTGGTGGTCAAGGCGTCCTTCTATATCCTGCTGCGGCTGTGGCTGGAGGTCTTCCCCGCCATCACCGCGGGGCCCGCCGAACTCCTCGGCGGGCTGGGCGCGGCGGCGGTGCTGTGGGGCTCCATCCAGGCCCTGCGCCAGACCCGGGTGAAGCTGCTGGTGGCCTACTCCACGGTGGCCCAGTTGGGGTACCTGTTCATGGCCCTGCCCCTGGCCGCGGCCGCGGGCCCCGTGGCCTGGAACGCCTGGGCCTTTCTGGCCTTCTCCCACGGCCTGGCCAAGGCCGCCATGTTCCTCGCCGCCGGCAACATGATGCGTTTCGGCGGCCATGATCGGGTGGCCGATCTCGACCGCGTGGTGCAGCGCCTGCCCCTCACGGCCGCCGCCTTCGCGGTGGCCGGCGCGAGCATCATGGGCCTGCCGCCCAGCGGCGGTTTCAACGGCAAATGGTTGCTGCTGGAGGCCGCCATCGGCCAGGGCCGCTGGGGGCTGGTGGCCGTGATCATCGCCGGCGGCATCCTGGCGGCGGCATACATCTTCAAGGTGCTGGGCCACGCCTTCACCCGGGCCCCCGCCTCCCACGCCGCCCAGGCGGTGCCGCGGCACATGGAGTGGGCAGCCATGCTGCTGGCCTGTGGGGCCCTGCTCACGGGGCTGCTGGCATCCCCGTTCCTGGCCCTGGCCGGCATCGCCGATCCCTTCGGGACGGGGATGGCACCATGAGCCTGAACAACTGGGTCCCGCTGCTGGTGGTGGCGAGTTCCCTCATCCCCGGACTCGTCATCTTCGGGCTCGGCGAACAACGAGTGCGCCTGCGCACCACCCTCAACCTGTTCGGCGCCGCCTTCAAGCTGCTGTTGGTGGGCCTGATGCTGTGGGGCGTCTCCAGGGCGCCCACTACGAATTGCGCCTGCCGTTGCTGCCGGGTCTCGACCTGGTGCTGCGGGCCGGCCCCCTGGCCCTGTTGTTCATCACCCTGTCCAGCGTGCTGTGGCTGCTCACCACCGTCTACGCCATCGGTTACCTGGAGGGGGCACCCCATCGCAGCCGTTTCTTCGGCTTCTTCAGCCTGTGCGTGACCGCCACCGTGGGCATCGCCCTGGCGGGCAACCTGCTCACCTTCCTCATCTTCTACGAGCTGCTGACCCTGTCCACCTATCCCCTGGTGGTGCACCGCGGCAGCGAGCAGGCCCGGCGCGCCGGCCAGACCTATCTCATCTATACGGTGCTGGGCGGCGCCCTGCTGCTGCTGGGTAGCGTATGGCTCTACACCCTCACCGGCAGCCTCGAGTTCACACCCCGGGGCTTCGTCAGCGAGCTGGGCGCCGAGCACCGCCCGGCACTGGCGGCCATATTCGCCCTGTTGATCGCCGGCCTGGGGGTCAAGGCGGCCCTGGTGCCGCTGCACGGCTGGCTGCCCCAGGCCATGGTGGCGCCGGCCCCGGTGAGTGCCCTGCTTCACGCCGTGGCGGTGGTGAAGGCCGGCGCCTTCGGCATCATCCGTGTGGTGTACGAGGTCTTCGGCGTGGAGTTCGCGGCCGATCTCGGCGTCCTGAAGCCGCTGCTGTGGGTGGCGGCCTTCACCATCATCTACGGCTCCCTGCGCGCCCTGTTCCAGGACGACCTCAAACGCCGGCTGGCCTTCTCCACCGTGAGCCAGGTCTCCTACATCGCCCTCGGCGTGGCCATCGCCGGGCCCGTCGCCACCATCGGCGGCGTGGTACACCTGGTGCATCAGGGGCTCATGAAGATCACCCTGTTCTTCTGTGCCGGCAACCTCGCCGAGACCCTGGGTATCCACCGCATCAGCGAGATGGACGGCGTGGGCCGGCGCATGCCCTGGACCATGACAGCCTTCACCATCGGCGCCTTCGGCATGATCGGGGCCCCGCCCATGGCCGGCTTCATCAGCAAGTGGTACCTGGGGCTGGGCGCCCTGGAGGCCGGCCAGGACTGGGTAGTCCTGGTGCTGGCCGCCAGCAGTGCCCTCAACGCCGCCTACTTCCTGCCCATACTCCACCGCGCCTGGTTCGGTACACCACCGGCGACCTGGCACCAGGAGCGGGACTTCGGGTCCCGGGAGACCGGTCGCGCCTTGCTGGTGCCGCCCCTGATCACCGCTGCCCTGGCTTTGGGGGTCGGCCTGTTGGCATCTCTGCCCTTCAGTCCCCTGGACTGGGCGCAACTCATCACCCGGCGGGAGTTCTACCACCCATGATGGAAGGAAGCCCCCTGCTGCTGGCACTGGTTCCCCTGGCGCCCCTGCTGTTGGCCCTGATGACGGCCCTGGCGACCGGCAGGGGCCTTGCCCTGGCCCGCGCCCTCGTGCCCTGGGCGGCCCTGCCGGCCCTGACCGTCGGGCTGATGGGGGATACCCAGCTGAGGCTCGATACCGCCCTCATGGGAGCCATGCTGGCGCTGGATGCCACGGGCCGGGTGTTTCTGCTGCCGATGTCGGTGCTGTGGCTCACCACCGCTCTGCTGATGCGCCCGCGACTGCAGACCCGGGACGCCGGCGGCCTCGCCATCCTGATGTTGCTGGCCATGGCCGGGACCTTCGCCATGGCCGTGGCCGGCGATGGCCTGCTGTTCTACACCGCCGCCGCCATCGCCGGCTACGCCCTCTACGGGGTGCTGGCCATCACCGCAGACACCGGCGGCTGCCGGGCCGCCCGGGTGCTGGTGATATTCCTCATCGCCGGCGACCTGATGGTGTTCGAGGTGCTGATGACCCTCGCCCTAGACGCCACGGCGGCGAACTTCGGGACCCTGCGCCAGGCCCTGTTGCACACCGCTCACCCCGGCCTCATCCTGACCCTGCTGGTGGCCGGTTTCGGCACCAAGCTCGGGCTCCTGGGGCTGCACTTCTGGCTCCCTCCGGTCATGGTGAGCGGCGGGCGCGCCCTCGCCCCCGCCGTGCTGGCCTTCACCCTCGGCGCCGGCCTGCTGGGCGGCCTGCGGCTGCTGCCGCTGGGGGATCTGACGGCCCCGGTGGCCGCCGAGGTGCTGCGATGGATGGCCTGGGTCACTCTGGCCTATGCCCTGGCGACGGGTTTGCTGCAGACCCACCGCCGTGGGGTACTGGCCTACGCGGCCATCGCCCTCGGCGGCCTGTGGCTCGCGGTGCTGAGCCAACAGTTGCAGAGCCCCGGCGTGTGGCAGGGGGTGGTCGGCCCCCTGGCCACGGTACTCATCCAGGCCACCTTCGCGCTGACGGCGTTGCTGCTCATGCCGGGCACCGCCGTGAAGGGCATAGTGGGCTGGTCGGCCGTGGTGCTGCTGGCCGCGGCGCCCGGCGCGTTGGCGGCCATGGCCCCCGGCCCATGGTTGCCGGTGGTCTCGGCCATGGGTGTCCTCGGCTTCCTCGCCGCCTCCGCCTTGTTGCGGCATTCCCCCACCGGTGCGGGGCCACCGGCCCATGCCGGCAACGGAGGCTCCACAGTACCCGCCGCCCTCATGGCCCTGCTGGCCCTGGCGGCCGCAGCCTACCGGCCGGTGGCGGGGTGGCCGGTGCTGGCTCCGGCGGCCCTCGTGGTGGTACCGGCCGCCCTGGCGGCGGCCTTGCTGGCCCGGCGTTTTCTCACACCCCGCCTGCCTGCCCTGCCACCCGGCGACCTCGTGGTGCCGCTACGCCATCTCCTGCTGGCACTCCGGCGCCATGGGCTGCGGGCCACCAGCCACGGCCGGCCGCGGCCAGGCGATGGCGGCCCGACCCTGGCCGGGCGCCTGGGATCCGGCTCCGCCCCGCAAAGACTGGCTGCACGGATCGAGGCGTTCCTCGGGCGCTGGCCCGTGGCGGTCATGGCCGGCCTGCTGTTGGGGCTGTTGCTGGCAGGGCTGGGGGCATGACCGGCAGCGCACTGAAATCAACATGGAAAACGGGGACAATGGCGAGCATGAATGACTCACGCGGCTGGCACCATCTGCCCGGGGACGACGTCCTCTCCGAGGTCGACTCCACTCCCTCCGGCCTCTCCGACGAAGCGGCCCGGGAGCGCCTGGCCAGCCACGGACCCAATAAGCTGCCGGAGCCGCCGCGGCGCAGTGCCCTGACGCGCTTCATGCTGCAGTTCCACAACATTCTGATCTACGTCCTGCTGGGGGCCGCCGCCATCACCGCCCTGCTGGACCACTTGGTGGACACGGCGGTCATCATCGCCGTGGTGCTGATCAACGCCCTCATCGGCTTCCTCCAGGAGGGCAAGGCCGAGAAGGCCATGGACGCCATACGGCAGATGCTGGCGCCGCGGGCCTCGGTGCTGCGGGGCGGTGCCCGCCACACGGTGGACGGAGAACGGCTCGTGCCCGGCGATATCGTGCTGATGGAGGCGGGGGACAAAGTCCCCGCCGACCTGCGCCTGCTCAAGGCCCATGGCCTGCAGATCCAGGAGGCCATCCTCACCGGCGAGTCCGTGGCCGTGGAGAAGGATATCGCCCCGGTGGCCGCGGAGGCTCCCCTGGGGGATCGCTTCTGCATGGCCTTCAGCGGTACCACCGTCACCAGCGGCCAGGGCATGGGGGTGGTGGTGGCCACCGGCGGTGATACCGAGATCGGGCGCATCAGCGGCCTGCTGTCCACCGTGGAGACCCTCACCACCCCCCTGGTGGAGCAGATGGCGATATTCGCCAAGTGGCTCACCCTGTTCATCCTCGCCATCGCCGGGCTCATCCTGGCCTTCGGCTACTTCGTGCTGCACCGCGAGTTCGACGAACTGTTCATGGCGGTGGTGGGCCTGTCCGTGGCCGCCATCCCCGAGGGCCTGCCGGCGGTGCTCACCATCACCCTGGCGGTAGGGGTCCAGGCCATGGCCAGGCGCAACGCCATCGTGCGTCGGCTGCCCGCCATCGAGACTCTGGGCTCGGTATCCGTCATCGGCTCCGACAAGACGGGCACCCTAACCCGCAACGAGATGAGCGTCGCCACCCTGGCCACGGCGGCGCACACCTTTCAAGTGGACGCCGGCAGCTACAAGCCGGCCGGCACCATTTGCCTCGACGACCGGACGGTCGCGCCGGAGGACCATCCGGCCCTGGATGCGGCGGGCCTCGCCGGCGGTGCTCTGCAACGACGCCGAGCTGAAGAACCAGGAAGGCTCATGGCTGGTGGAAGGCGACCCCATGGAAGGCGCCCTGCTCGCCTTCGCCGGGAAGACCGGGCGGTTGGTGGCCGAGACCCGGCAGCAGTGGCAACGCACCGATGTCATCCCCTTCGATTCCAAGTACCAGTTCATGGCCACCCTCAACCATGACCACGAAGGCCATGCCGCCATCTTCGTCAAGGGTGCCCCGGAGCGCATCCTCGCCATGTGCCGCGACCAGCGCAGCGACCCGGGCGCCACGGCGCCCCTGGATGTGGGCTTGTGGCGACAGCGGGCGGAGGAGATCGCACAGCAGGGCCAGCGGGTGCTGGCCCTGGCCATCCGGGAGGTACCGCCGGAGCATACCGTGGTAGAGAACGCGGACGTGGAAGGGACCCTCACCCTCCTCGGCCTGGTGGGCCTCATCGATCCGCCGCGGGAGGACGCCATCGCGGCGGTGCGGGAATGCCATGCCGCCGGCATCGGAGTGAAGATGATCACCGGGGACCACGCCATCACCGCGGCCGCCATTGGGCGCCAGGTGGGGCTGCGCCATCCCGACACCGTCCTCACGGGCGCGGACATCGACCGACTCGATGACGCCGCCCTCGCCACGGCGGTGTTGGAAACCGACGTGTTCGCCCGCACCAGCCCCGAGCACAAGCTGCGGCTGGTGATGGCCCTGCAGGCCCATGGTATTTCCGTGGCCATGACGGGGGACGGCGTCAACGACGCCCCCGCCCTCAAGCGGGCCGATGCCGGCATCGCCATGGGCCAGCGGGGCAGCGAGGCGGCCAAGGAGGCCTCGGAGCTGGTGCTGGCGGACGACAACTTCGCCTCCATCGCCGCCGCCGTGCGGGAGGGACGCACCGTCTACGACAACATCAAGAAGGTCATCAGCTGGACCCTGCCCACCAACGCCGGCGAGGCCTCCACCATCATC
This region includes:
- the cysS gene encoding cysteine--tRNA ligase, whose amino-acid sequence is MLHIHNTLTRRKEPLEPIEPGRVRMYVCGMTVYDYCHLGHARVMVVFDTVVRFLRHQGYEVTYVRNVTDIDDKIIKRAAENGETVTALTERFIAAMHEDEAALAVLPPDEEPRATGHLDEIVAMIGRLVDKGYAYAAANGDVYYDVSRFEGYGRLSGKQPEDLRAGARVEVDEGKDDPLDFVLWKAAKPGEPAWPSPWGEGRPGWHIECSAMSTGCLGNHFDIHGGGMDLQFPHHENEIAQSEGATGEPFVNLWMHNGFVRVADEKMSKSLGNFFTVREILARYPGEVIRYFILTSHYRSPLNYGETHLDNARAALERLYTALRDVPDDGAEGPLDPDLAARFSAAMEDDFNTPEALAALFDAARAVNRAQQAGSDVALPARTLRRLGGVLGLLQDDPEAFLKGAAGPGDGLSDEEVDRLVAERMEARHRRDFAEADRIRDLLVDEGIALEDSPDGTRWRRGH
- a CDS encoding peptidylprolyl isomerase; translated protein: MGFQRILPFLLVLGLSPHSQGADGPRVNIQTSMGDIVVELHDARAPATVENFLSYVKDGFYEGTVFHRVIDGFMIQGGGMTADLRKKPTRAPVMNEADNGLKNDKGTLAMARTSDPHSATAQFFINVADNDFLNHSGKTPRGWGYAVFGRVVTGMEVVERIEAVPTGRQRGMGDVPREPVIIEGISLVEGSAAGE
- a CDS encoding peptidylprolyl isomerase encodes the protein MKVRMQTNHGDIVLELNEEKAPETVANFMSYVRDGFFDNTLFHRVINGFMIQGGGFEPGMQQKATNAPIKNEADNGLANETGAISMARTQDPHSASSQFFINVNDNTFLNHQSPTPQGWGYCVFGKVVEGMDTVNKIKEVDTTTRAGHGDVPVEDVVIEKAEEI
- a CDS encoding UDP-2,3-diacylglucosamine diphosphatase, which translates into the protein MAALFISDCHLSAARPGPLEEFLGLMAGPARAMEAVYILGDLFDLWLGDDDDAPGHDEVMAALGRAAAAGTAVYFMRGNHDFLAGDGFARRSGCRLLEDPTVATVAGHEVLLMHGDTLCLDDVDYQAFRARTRSQEFTADFLARPLGERRRLAADIRDQSLAAVAAKAPATMDATPRAVEDAFRRHGTAYMIHGHTHRPAVHRHRVDGRTATRIVLDDWYEAGSGLLWEEAGFRPVTLSTLLANDH
- a CDS encoding Na+/H+ antiporter subunit E, coding for MAATTDTFRWSTVAARSVPFAIIWWALTAGAPASWWVGAPAVLLAAVASAALMPPVPLVWRELLTFVPFFLKRSLLGGFDVARRALTPRLPIAPAIIDYPLRLPAGLARVMLANTISLLPGTLGAGMDGDRLKVHVLDGRQDSMREIADVEQAIARLFGTPL
- a CDS encoding monovalent cation/H+ antiporter complex subunit F; translated protein: MAALSLLLALFLLLNLGAGMWRVVRGPTAADRMSAAQLFGTTAVAMLLLLAEASNHGALRDVALVFALLAAVAAVAFVRRAWTAPEDDHDRD
- the mnhG gene encoding monovalent cation/H(+) antiporter subunit G — its product is MTAIDYLSALFLVLGAGFYLAGTIGLLRFPDVYTRLHALTKADNVGLGMVVAGLALQAGSWSVAAKLLLTWWLVMIAGASVAQLVATGALRRGVRPWKR
- a CDS encoding sodium:proton antiporter, with the protein product MSASFLYALLGVGLFCIGLHALIVHAHLLRKILAINIMGSGVFLVLVALARRGGDGPPDPVPHAMVITGIVVAVSATALALGLMLKVQESTGRPELPDAGTD